The proteins below are encoded in one region of Anaerolineae bacterium:
- the fusA gene encoding elongation factor G, giving the protein MAAYGSEQLRNVVLLGHGSAGKTSLVEAMAFNAGVTNRLGRVEEGTAIADFDEEEVRRHISVSVAVVPCPWKDVKINVLDTPGYLEFIGEVLSGLRVAEAALLVLDAAAGVEVGTELLWRYADERSVPRLVVINKMDRENASFQSSLDSLSNAFDARFIPVHLPIGQESSFSGVVDLLEMKAIIGPEGKVEDIPSDMRDAVEEARLQVVEAAAEGDDELLMKYLEGEELTTKEIVRGLRQAVRSGSAIPVVAAAATANLAVRPLLDAIRDLLPSPVESGPYKATNPATGDTVELESDPAGPLAAFVFKTTADPYVGKLTYLRVYSGTLVSDSRPINSRTGQEERVGQLFFVTGREQSPTEQLIAGDIGSVSKLAEIHTGDTLCDRGTPLALPSLERPNPVYSVAVNAKSQADFDKMSSSMSRLVEEDPTLRLEREPSTGELILSGMGEAHLDVAIRRLRQKFGVEVITSTPRVPYRETITKTAQAQGRFKRQTGGRGQFGDVWLRLEPMERGSGFQFADEIFGGAVPRNFIPAVEKGVVEAMQEGILAGYPVVDVKVALYDGSYHPVDSSDMAFKLAASLGFRKAAENAGPILLEPIVRAVITVPEQFMGDVLGDLNSKRGRVLGMEQERGLSVVTALVPLAEMRRYATDLRAMTQGRGVFTMEFSHYDPVPSHVAEQVIAEAKREKEAEAG; this is encoded by the coding sequence ATGGCCGCCTACGGAAGCGAACAACTCCGTAATGTAGTCCTGCTAGGTCACGGCAGCGCCGGCAAGACATCCCTGGTCGAAGCCATGGCGTTCAATGCGGGTGTCACCAACCGGCTTGGCCGGGTCGAGGAGGGCACTGCCATAGCCGACTTCGATGAGGAAGAAGTCAGGCGCCATATCTCAGTTAGCGTGGCCGTTGTGCCTTGCCCGTGGAAGGACGTCAAGATCAACGTTCTGGATACGCCGGGCTACCTGGAGTTCATCGGGGAGGTGTTGAGCGGGCTGCGCGTCGCTGAAGCGGCCCTTCTGGTGCTCGATGCCGCTGCCGGAGTGGAAGTGGGCACTGAGCTGCTCTGGCGATACGCCGACGAGCGGTCAGTTCCCCGTCTAGTCGTGATCAACAAGATGGACCGCGAGAATGCCTCGTTCCAGTCCTCCCTCGACTCTCTGTCTAATGCCTTCGACGCCCGGTTCATCCCCGTTCACCTCCCCATCGGGCAGGAGTCCTCTTTCAGTGGCGTAGTTGACCTGCTGGAGATGAAGGCCATCATCGGCCCGGAGGGCAAGGTCGAGGACATTCCCTCCGACATGAGAGACGCCGTGGAAGAGGCCCGACTGCAGGTGGTGGAGGCTGCCGCCGAGGGCGATGACGAGTTGCTCATGAAGTACCTGGAGGGCGAGGAACTCACCACGAAGGAGATCGTGCGAGGGCTTCGGCAAGCAGTCCGCAGCGGCTCCGCCATCCCCGTGGTGGCCGCAGCGGCCACCGCCAACCTGGCGGTCCGCCCCCTGCTCGATGCCATCCGAGACCTGCTACCCTCTCCGGTGGAGTCCGGGCCCTACAAGGCTACCAATCCCGCTACGGGCGACACCGTCGAGCTAGAGTCCGACCCTGCCGGCCCTCTGGCAGCCTTCGTGTTCAAGACTACCGCTGACCCTTACGTGGGCAAGCTCACCTACCTCCGGGTCTACTCTGGCACGCTGGTGTCTGATAGCCGGCCCATCAACTCCAGGACGGGACAGGAAGAGCGAGTGGGCCAGCTCTTCTTCGTCACCGGGCGCGAGCAGAGCCCGACTGAGCAGCTGATCGCGGGCGATATCGGCTCGGTGTCGAAGCTGGCCGAGATTCACACCGGCGACACTCTGTGCGACCGCGGCACACCATTGGCGCTGCCCTCGCTGGAGCGACCCAATCCCGTCTACTCGGTGGCCGTGAACGCCAAGTCCCAGGCGGACTTCGACAAGATGAGTAGCTCCATGAGCCGCTTGGTCGAGGAGGACCCCACGCTACGGCTAGAGCGCGAGCCCAGCACCGGGGAGCTGATCCTCTCGGGGATGGGCGAGGCCCACCTGGACGTGGCCATTCGGCGGCTGCGCCAGAAGTTCGGGGTAGAGGTCATCACCAGCACGCCGCGAGTGCCCTATCGCGAGACTATCACCAAGACGGCCCAGGCCCAAGGACGCTTCAAGAGGCAGACCGGCGGACGGGGTCAGTTCGGAGATGTCTGGCTGCGCCTCGAGCCAATGGAGCGGGGAAGTGGCTTCCAGTTCGCCGACGAGATCTTCGGCGGGGCGGTGCCACGGAACTTCATCCCTGCGGTAGAGAAAGGCGTCGTTGAGGCCATGCAGGAGGGTATCCTGGCCGGATACCCGGTGGTGGACGTCAAAGTTGCCCTTTACGATGGGTCCTACCACCCGGTGGACTCATCGGACATGGCCTTCAAGCTCGCCGCCAGCCTGGGGTTCCGCAAGGCCGCCGAGAATGCCGGTCCCATTCTGCTGGAGCCCATAGTGCGTGCGGTCATCACCGTGCCCGAGCAGTTCATGGGCGACGTGCTGGGGGACCTCAACAGCAAGCGTGGTAGGGTGTTAGGCATGGAACAGGAGCGCGGCCTGAGCGTGGTGACGGCGCTGGTGCCTTTGGCGGAGATGCGGCGCTACGCCACCGACCTGCGAGCTATGACTCAGGGCAGGGGCGTGTTC